The Mugil cephalus isolate CIBA_MC_2020 chromosome 11, CIBA_Mcephalus_1.1, whole genome shotgun sequence genome includes a window with the following:
- the LOC125017022 gene encoding trypsin-3-like isoform X2 encodes MKLFLFLTLFAGAAALEGDDKIVGGYECRKNSVPYQVSLYTGYNYCGGILLSNEWVLSAAHCRSKSNVEVRLGEHDLWEPEGTEQHIMSAEFIRHPNYNPRTQDSDIMLIKLSEPATLNSYVRPAALPSGCAEDGTVCQVSGWGSIRPSDEGSKYPHKLQCLEVPLLSDDTCFNAYPFQITENMICAGYLEGEKDSCQGDSGGPMMCDGEIQGVVSWGHGCAQRKKPGVYTKVCNYVSWIKKTMASG; translated from the exons ATGaagcttttccttttcctgaCGCTCTTCGCGGGGGCAG CTGCCCTGGAAGGAGATGACAAGATTGTGGGAGGGTACGAGTGCAGGAAAAACTCAGTGCCCTACCAAGTGTCACTCTACACCGGTTACAATTACTGTGGGGGCATTCTCCTGTCCAACGAGTGGGTGCTCTCTGCTGCACACTGCAGATCCAA GTCAAATGTGGAAGTTCGACTGGGAGAGCATGACCTCTGGGAACCCGAGGGAACAGAGCAGCACATCATGTCTGCCGAGTTCATCCGCCACCCTAACTACAACCCCCGCACGCAGGACAGCGACATCATGCTCATCAAACTGAGCGAGCCCGCCACTCTGAACAGCTACGTGCGTCCTGCCGCGCTGCCATCGGGTTGCGCCGAGGATGGGACCGTGTGCCAGGTCTCCGGGTGGGGAAGCATCCGTCCCAGCGACGAAGGCT CGAAGTACCCGCACAAGCTGCAGTGTCTGGAGGTCCCTCTCCTGAGCGACGACACCTGCTTCAACGCGTATCCTTTCCAAATCACTGAAAACATGATCTGTGCCGGATAtctggagggagagaaggacTCCTGCCAG GGCGACTCCGGGGGTCCCATGATGTGCGACGGAGAGATTCAGGGAGTTGTGTCTTGGGGGCATGGGTGCGCTCAGAGAAAGAAGCCCGGAGTGTACACGAAGGTTTGCAACTACGTGTCCTGGATAAAGAAGACCATGGCGTCTGGCTGA
- the LOC125017022 gene encoding trypsin-3-like isoform X1 produces MDGDTLIIITFNPSTAALEGDDKIVGGYECRKNSVPYQVSLYTGYNYCGGILLSNEWVLSAAHCRSKSNVEVRLGEHDLWEPEGTEQHIMSAEFIRHPNYNPRTQDSDIMLIKLSEPATLNSYVRPAALPSGCAEDGTVCQVSGWGSIRPSDEGSKYPHKLQCLEVPLLSDDTCFNAYPFQITENMICAGYLEGEKDSCQGDSGGPMMCDGEIQGVVSWGHGCAQRKKPGVYTKVCNYVSWIKKTMASG; encoded by the exons ATGGATGGCGATacactgattattattacttttaatcCATCTACAGCTGCCCTGGAAGGAGATGACAAGATTGTGGGAGGGTACGAGTGCAGGAAAAACTCAGTGCCCTACCAAGTGTCACTCTACACCGGTTACAATTACTGTGGGGGCATTCTCCTGTCCAACGAGTGGGTGCTCTCTGCTGCACACTGCAGATCCAA GTCAAATGTGGAAGTTCGACTGGGAGAGCATGACCTCTGGGAACCCGAGGGAACAGAGCAGCACATCATGTCTGCCGAGTTCATCCGCCACCCTAACTACAACCCCCGCACGCAGGACAGCGACATCATGCTCATCAAACTGAGCGAGCCCGCCACTCTGAACAGCTACGTGCGTCCTGCCGCGCTGCCATCGGGTTGCGCCGAGGATGGGACCGTGTGCCAGGTCTCCGGGTGGGGAAGCATCCGTCCCAGCGACGAAGGCT CGAAGTACCCGCACAAGCTGCAGTGTCTGGAGGTCCCTCTCCTGAGCGACGACACCTGCTTCAACGCGTATCCTTTCCAAATCACTGAAAACATGATCTGTGCCGGATAtctggagggagagaaggacTCCTGCCAG GGCGACTCCGGGGGTCCCATGATGTGCGACGGAGAGATTCAGGGAGTTGTGTCTTGGGGGCATGGGTGCGCTCAGAGAAAGAAGCCCGGAGTGTACACGAAGGTTTGCAACTACGTGTCCTGGATAAAGAAGACCATGGCGTCTGGCTGA